In Vibrio lentus, a single genomic region encodes these proteins:
- a CDS encoding FadR/GntR family transcriptional regulator — MVTTFNSISGSKRSLHVQVAREIARGILSGELPQGSIIPGEMALCEQFGISRTALREAVKLLTSKGLLESRPKIGTRVVDRAYWNFLDPQLIEWMDGLTDVDQFCSQFLGLRRAIEPEACALAAKFATAEQRIELSEIFQKMVEVDQAEVFDQERWTDIDTRFHSLIFNATGNDFYLPFGNILTTMFVNFIVHSSEEGSTCINEHRRIYEAIMAGDCDKARIASAVHLQDANHRLATA, encoded by the coding sequence ATGGTTACCACTTTTAATTCAATTTCGGGCTCGAAGCGCAGCCTGCACGTGCAAGTAGCGCGTGAAATCGCTCGTGGAATCTTGTCTGGCGAACTGCCACAAGGTTCTATTATTCCTGGTGAAATGGCGTTGTGTGAACAGTTTGGTATCAGCCGAACGGCACTTCGTGAAGCAGTTAAACTATTGACCTCTAAAGGTTTATTAGAGTCCCGCCCGAAAATCGGTACTCGTGTAGTAGACCGCGCATACTGGAACTTCCTTGATCCTCAACTGATTGAATGGATGGACGGCCTAACCGACGTAGACCAATTCTGTTCACAGTTCTTAGGCCTTCGCCGTGCGATTGAACCTGAAGCGTGTGCATTGGCGGCAAAATTTGCGACGGCTGAACAACGTATCGAGCTTTCAGAGATCTTCCAAAAGATGGTAGAAGTAGATCAAGCTGAAGTGTTTGACCAAGAACGTTGGACAGACATTGATACTCGTTTCCATAGCTTGATCTTCAATGCGACAGGTAACGACTTCTATCTACCGTTCGGCAATATTCTGACTACGATGTTTGTTAACTTCATCGTGCATTCTTCTGAAGAGGGAAGCACATGTATCAATGAACACCGCAGAATTTATGAAGCTATCATGGCCGGTGATTGTGACAAGGCTAGAATTGCTTCTGCCGTTCACTTGCAAGATGCCAACCACCGTTTGGCTACAGCGTAG
- a CDS encoding DUF4962 domain-containing protein, whose amino-acid sequence MSDQKSLDAIRKMKLENDTSAGNLVDLLPIEVQTRDFDLSFLDTLSEARPRLLVQADQLEEFKAKVKADEAHCMFDDFYNNSTVKFLETAPFEEPQAYPAETVGKASLWRPYWRQMYVDCQMALNATRNLAIAGVVKEDEALIAKAKAWTLKLSTYDPEGVTSRGYNDEAAFRVIAAMAWGYDWLHGYFTDEERQQVQDALIERLDEIMHHLKVTVDLLNNPLNSHGVRSISSAIIPTCIALYHDHPKAGEYIAYALEYYAVHYPPWGGVDGGWAEGPDYWNTQTAFLGEAFDLLKAYCGVDMFNKTFYENTGDFPLYCMPVHSKRASFCDQSSIGDFPGLKLAYNIKHYAGVNQKPEYVWYYNQLKGRDTEAHTKFYNFGWWDFGYDDLRFNFLWDAPEEKAPSNDPLLKVFPITGWAAFHNKMTERDNHIHMVFKCSPFGSISHSHGDQNAFTLHAFGETLASVTGYYGGFGVDMHTKWRRQTFSKNLPLFGGKGQYGENKNTGYENHQDRFCIEAGGTISDFDTESDVKMVEGDATASYKYFVPEIESYKRKVWFVQGKVFVMQDKATLSEEKDMTWLMHTTFANEVADKSFTIRGEVAHLDVNFINESADNITSVKNVEGFGEVDPYEFKDLEIHRHVEVEFKPSKEHNILTLLVPNKNEGEQVEVSHKLEGNTLLLNVDGETVSIEL is encoded by the coding sequence ATGAGCGACCAAAAATCTCTTGATGCAATCAGGAAGATGAAGCTGGAGAATGATACTTCAGCAGGTAATCTTGTAGACCTACTCCCTATCGAAGTTCAAACACGTGACTTCGACCTATCATTCCTAGACACCTTGAGCGAAGCACGTCCGCGTCTTCTTGTTCAAGCTGATCAGTTAGAAGAATTCAAAGCGAAAGTGAAAGCTGATGAAGCTCACTGCATGTTTGATGATTTCTACAACAACTCTACAGTTAAGTTCCTTGAGACTGCTCCTTTTGAAGAGCCTCAAGCTTACCCAGCTGAGACGGTAGGTAAAGCTTCTCTATGGCGTCCTTATTGGCGTCAAATGTACGTTGATTGCCAAATGGCACTGAACGCGACACGTAACCTAGCGATTGCTGGTGTTGTAAAAGAAGACGAAGCGTTAATTGCAAAAGCAAAAGCTTGGACTCTAAAACTGTCTACGTACGATCCAGAAGGTGTGACTTCTCGTGGTTATAACGATGAAGCGGCTTTCCGTGTCATCGCAGCTATGGCTTGGGGTTACGACTGGTTACACGGTTACTTCACAGATGAAGAACGTCAGCAGGTTCAAGATGCTTTGATTGAGCGTCTAGACGAAATCATGCACCACCTGAAAGTGACGGTTGATCTATTGAACAACCCTCTAAACAGTCACGGTGTTCGTTCTATCTCTTCTGCTATTATCCCAACGTGTATCGCGCTTTACCATGATCACCCGAAAGCAGGCGAGTACATTGCATACGCTCTAGAATACTACGCAGTACACTACCCACCATGGGGCGGTGTAGACGGCGGTTGGGCTGAAGGCCCTGATTACTGGAACACGCAAACTGCATTCCTAGGCGAAGCATTCGACCTATTGAAAGCATACTGTGGTGTAGACATGTTTAACAAAACATTCTACGAAAACACCGGTGACTTCCCGCTTTATTGTATGCCTGTTCACTCTAAGCGCGCGAGCTTCTGTGACCAGTCTTCAATCGGCGATTTCCCAGGTTTAAAACTGGCTTACAACATCAAGCACTACGCAGGTGTTAACCAGAAGCCTGAGTACGTTTGGTACTACAACCAACTGAAAGGCCGTGATACTGAAGCTCACACGAAATTTTACAATTTCGGTTGGTGGGACTTCGGCTACGACGATCTTCGTTTTAACTTCCTTTGGGATGCACCTGAAGAGAAAGCCCCATCGAACGATCCACTGTTGAAAGTATTCCCAATCACGGGTTGGGCTGCATTCCACAACAAGATGACTGAGCGTGATAACCATATTCACATGGTATTCAAATGTTCTCCGTTTGGCTCAATCAGCCACTCTCACGGTGACCAAAACGCATTTACGCTTCACGCATTTGGTGAAACGCTAGCGTCAGTAACAGGTTACTACGGTGGTTTCGGTGTTGATATGCACACGAAGTGGCGTCGTCAAACGTTCTCTAAAAACCTTCCACTATTCGGTGGTAAAGGTCAGTACGGCGAGAACAAGAACACAGGCTACGAAAACCACCAAGATCGCTTCTGTATCGAAGCGGGCGGCACTATCTCTGACTTCGACACTGAATCTGATGTGAAGATGGTTGAAGGTGATGCGACGGCATCTTACAAGTACTTCGTTCCTGAAATTGAATCTTACAAGCGTAAAGTCTGGTTCGTTCAAGGTAAAGTATTCGTAATGCAAGACAAGGCAACGCTTTCTGAAGAGAAAGACATGACTTGGCTAATGCATACAACCTTCGCAAACGAAGTGGCAGACAAGTCTTTCACTATCCGTGGCGAAGTTGCACACCTAGACGTAAACTTCATCAACGAGTCTGCTGATAACATCACTTCAGTTAAGAACGTTGAAGGCTTTGGCGAAGTTGACCCATACGAGTTCAAAGATCTTGAGATCCACCGTCACGTGGAAGTGGAATTCAAGCCATCGAAAGAGCACAACATCCTGACGCTTCTCGTTCCTAATAAGAACGAAGGCGAGCAAGTTGAAGTGTCTCACAAGCTTGAAGGCAACACGCTATTGCTCAATGTTGATGGCGAAACGGTTTCAATCGAACTGTAA
- a CDS encoding NAD(P)-dependent oxidoreductase produces MTKPVIGFIGLGLMGGNMVENLQKRGYHVNVMDLSAEAVARVTDRGNATAFTSAKELAAASDIVQFCLTTSAVVEKIVYGEDGVLAGIKEGAVLVDFGTSIPASTKKIGAALAEKGAGMIDAPLGRTPAHAKDGLLNIMAAGDMETFNKVKPVLEEQGENVFHLGALGSGHVTKLVNNFMGMTTVATMSQAFAVAQRAGVDGQQLFDIMSAGPSNSPFMQFCKFYAVDGEEKLGFSVANANKDLGYFLALCEELGTESLIAQGTATSLQAAVDAGMGNNDVPVIFDYFAKLEK; encoded by the coding sequence ATGACTAAACCTGTAATCGGTTTCATTGGCCTAGGTCTTATGGGCGGCAACATGGTTGAAAACCTACAAAAGCGCGGCTACCACGTAAACGTAATGGATCTAAGCGCTGAAGCTGTTGCTCGCGTTACAGATCGCGGCAACGCAACTGCATTCACTTCTGCTAAAGAACTAGCTGCTGCAAGTGACATCGTTCAGTTTTGTCTTACAACTTCAGCTGTTGTTGAAAAAATCGTTTACGGCGAAGACGGCGTTCTAGCGGGCATCAAAGAAGGCGCAGTACTAGTAGACTTCGGTACTTCTATCCCTGCTTCTACTAAGAAAATCGGCGCTGCTCTTGCTGAAAAAGGCGCGGGCATGATCGACGCACCTTTAGGTCGTACTCCTGCACACGCTAAAGATGGTCTTCTGAACATCATGGCTGCTGGCGACATGGAAACGTTCAACAAAGTTAAACCTGTTCTTGAAGAGCAAGGCGAAAACGTATTCCACCTAGGCGCTCTAGGTTCTGGTCACGTGACTAAGCTTGTAAACAACTTCATGGGTATGACAACTGTTGCGACCATGTCTCAAGCTTTCGCTGTTGCTCAACGCGCTGGTGTTGATGGCCAACAACTGTTTGACATTATGTCTGCAGGTCCATCTAACTCTCCGTTCATGCAATTCTGTAAGTTCTACGCAGTAGACGGCGAAGAGAAGCTAGGTTTCTCTGTTGCTAACGCTAACAAAGACCTTGGTTACTTCCTTGCTCTTTGTGAAGAGCTAGGTACTGAGTCTCTAATCGCTCAAGGTACTGCAACAAGCCTACAAGCTGCTGTTGACGCTGGCATGGGCAACAACGACGTACCAGTAATCTTCGACTACTTCGCTAAACTAGAGAAGTAA
- a CDS encoding sodium:solute symporter family transporter: MELNTIIVGIYFLFLIAIGWMFRTFTSTTSDYFRGGGNMLWWMVGATAFMTQFSAWTFTGAAGKAYNDGFAVAVIFVANAFGYFMNFAYFAPKFRQLRVVTVIEAIRMRFGATNEQVFTWSSMPNSVVSAGVWLNALAIIASGIFGFDMTATIWITGLVVLAMSVTGGSWAVIASDFMQMVIIMAVTVTCAVVAVVQGGGVGEIVNNFPVAEGGSFLSGNNINYLSIFSIWAFFIFVKQFSITNNMLNSYRYLAAKDSKNAKKAALLACVLMLCGVFIWFMPSWYIAGQGVDLAAAYPDAGKKAGDFAYLYFVQEYMPAGMVGLLVAAMFAATMSSMDSGLNRNSGIFVKNFYEPIVRKGTASEKELVTVSKITSAVFGIAIILIAQFINSLKGLSLFDTMMYVGALIGFPMTIPAFLGFFIKKTPDWAGWGTLVVGALVSYYVGFVVNAEMVSSVFGLEELTSREWSDVKVAIGLIGHITLTGGFFILSTLFYKPLTEKRQADVDKFFGNLATPLVAESAEQKALDNKQREMLGKLIAVAGVGIMLMALLTNPMWGRLVFILCGVIVGGVGVLLVKAVDDGGKQAKAVTES, translated from the coding sequence ATGGAACTCAACACGATTATTGTTGGCATTTATTTCCTATTCTTGATTGCGATAGGTTGGATGTTTAGAACATTTACAAGTACCACCAGTGACTACTTCCGCGGGGGCGGTAATATGTTGTGGTGGATGGTTGGTGCAACCGCTTTTATGACCCAGTTTAGTGCATGGACATTCACCGGTGCGGCAGGTAAAGCGTATAACGATGGTTTTGCAGTAGCGGTCATCTTCGTAGCCAACGCATTTGGTTACTTCATGAACTTTGCATACTTCGCTCCTAAATTCCGCCAGCTACGTGTAGTAACGGTAATCGAAGCAATTCGTATGCGTTTCGGTGCGACTAACGAACAAGTATTCACTTGGTCTTCAATGCCAAACAGTGTTGTTTCTGCGGGTGTATGGTTAAACGCACTGGCAATCATCGCTTCGGGTATCTTCGGCTTCGACATGACAGCCACTATCTGGATTACCGGTTTGGTTGTATTGGCCATGTCTGTAACGGGTGGCTCATGGGCGGTAATCGCATCTGACTTTATGCAGATGGTTATCATCATGGCAGTAACCGTGACATGTGCTGTTGTAGCAGTAGTTCAAGGCGGCGGTGTTGGTGAAATCGTGAATAACTTCCCGGTAGCGGAAGGCGGTTCTTTCCTTTCTGGTAATAACATTAACTACCTAAGCATCTTCAGTATTTGGGCATTCTTCATCTTCGTGAAGCAGTTCTCTATTACTAACAACATGCTTAACTCTTACCGTTACCTAGCGGCTAAAGACTCAAAGAACGCTAAGAAAGCGGCATTGTTAGCCTGTGTACTCATGCTTTGTGGTGTATTCATCTGGTTCATGCCTTCTTGGTACATTGCAGGTCAAGGTGTCGACCTAGCAGCAGCTTACCCAGATGCAGGTAAAAAAGCGGGTGACTTTGCATACCTATACTTCGTACAAGAATACATGCCAGCAGGTATGGTTGGTCTTCTAGTTGCTGCTATGTTTGCCGCGACAATGTCTTCAATGGACTCTGGCCTAAACCGTAACTCAGGTATCTTTGTTAAGAACTTCTATGAACCAATCGTTCGTAAAGGTACGGCAAGTGAAAAAGAGCTAGTAACTGTTTCTAAGATTACTTCTGCAGTCTTTGGTATCGCTATTATTCTTATCGCGCAGTTCATCAACTCGCTTAAAGGTTTGAGCCTGTTCGATACAATGATGTATGTCGGCGCTCTAATCGGCTTCCCAATGACAATCCCTGCATTCCTTGGCTTCTTTATTAAGAAGACTCCGGACTGGGCTGGTTGGGGTACGCTAGTGGTCGGTGCTTTAGTCTCTTACTACGTAGGTTTTGTTGTTAATGCTGAAATGGTGTCTTCAGTCTTCGGTCTAGAAGAGCTAACAAGCCGTGAATGGTCTGATGTTAAAGTTGCAATTGGTCTAATTGGTCATATCACACTGACAGGTGGTTTCTTCATCCTATCGACTCTGTTCTACAAGCCATTAACTGAGAAGCGTCAAGCCGACGTTGATAAGTTCTTTGGCAACCTAGCAACGCCACTTGTTGCTGAGTCGGCTGAGCAGAAAGCATTGGATAACAAACAGCGTGAAATGCTTGGTAAACTGATTGCGGTAGCAGGTGTTGGTATCATGCTAATGGCTCTACTCACTAACCCAATGTGGGGGCGTCTAGTCTTCATCCTTTGTGGTGTGATTGTTGGTGGTGTTGGTGTACTACTGGTTAAAGCGGTTGATGACGGCGGCAAGCAGGCGAAAGCAGTAACCGAAAGCTAA